In candidate division KSB1 bacterium, one genomic interval encodes:
- a CDS encoding tetratricopeptide repeat protein — MVCHRCGSPYKSEDRFCGFCGYNLSVTNSSNFVTMHAIHAKDIQYDLGLLYFKEGKYQEALEIFEKIQKETPDNLQVINMYERTREALNGSDLNP, encoded by the coding sequence ATGGTATGTCATAGATGCGGGAGTCCATATAAATCGGAAGACAGGTTTTGTGGCTTTTGCGGCTATAACCTATCTGTGACCAATAGTAGCAACTTTGTGACCATGCACGCGATCCATGCCAAGGATATTCAATATGATCTTGGCTTACTCTATTTCAAAGAAGGGAAATACCAGGAGGCTCTTGAAATTTTTGAGAAGATTCAAAAGGAAACACCCGACAATTTGCAGGTGATCAATATGTATGAGCGCACGCGTGAAGCTTTAAATGGCAGTGATCTTAATCCATAA
- a CDS encoding FHA domain-containing protein has product MTQKICPSCQQENAFQNNFCNQCGSKLIGLSEYQARLCILYGEPMGAVFLLRKGRTTIGHDSGNLIVLGDELVSNKHAVILYDEGSYWIEDRASKNGVHVNGEKVTEQEPLVDGSVVKLGSTILKFEHNNGSGSEI; this is encoded by the coding sequence ATGACCCAAAAGATCTGCCCCTCATGTCAGCAAGAAAATGCTTTTCAAAACAATTTTTGCAACCAATGTGGTTCAAAACTCATAGGTCTTAGCGAGTATCAGGCACGATTGTGTATACTTTATGGCGAACCCATGGGAGCGGTTTTCTTGCTCCGAAAAGGCCGAACTACTATTGGTCACGACAGCGGAAATCTCATCGTTCTTGGAGACGAGCTGGTTTCGAATAAACATGCAGTAATTTTATACGATGAAGGCAGCTATTGGATTGAAGACCGTGCAAGCAAAAATGGTGTTCATGTCAATGGTGAGAAAGTCACAGAACAGGAACCCTTAGTTGACGGCAGTGTCGTAAAGTTGGGCTCAACTATCCTAAAGTTTGAGCATAATAATGGTTCAGGCTCGGAAATTTAA